GACGCGGTGATCCTCAATAAAGGCAAAGACAGCGCCGCTGCCAAAGCGCTGGTCGACTACCTGAAAGGACCAAAAGCCGCGGCCGTCATCAAGTCCTACGGTTACGAGCTTTAAATGCCGCTGTCGAGTGCCGATTTTTCCGCGATCTGGTTGACCATCAAACTGGCATCACTGACCACCGTGATCCTGCTGGTCATCGGCACTCCGATTGCCCTGTGGCTGTCGCGCACCCGTTCCTGGTGGCGCGGCCCCATTGGCGCCATCGTCGCCCTGCCGCTGGTGCTGCCGCCCACAGTGATCGGTTTTTACCTGCTGCTGACCATGGGCCCCAACGGTTACTTCGGCCAGTTCACCCAATGGCTTGGCCTGGGCACCCTCACCTTCAGCTTTGCCGGGCTGGTGATCGGCTCGGTGATCTACTCCATGCCGTTTGTGGTGCAACCGCTGCAAAACGCCTTCTCCGCCATCGGCACCCGCCCACTGGAGGTGGCCGCGACACTGCGCGCCAACCCCTGGGACACCTTCTTCACCGTAATCCTGCCTCTGGCGCGCCCGGGGTTTATCACCGCGTCCATTCTCGGCTTCGCCCATACCGTCGGTGAGTTCGGCGTCGTGCTGATGATCGGCGGCAATATTCCGGACAAGACCCGGGTGGTCTCGGTGCAGATCTACGACCATGTCGAAGCGATGGAATATGCCCAGGCTCACTGGCTGGCAGGCTCTATGGTGGTGTTCGCGTTCTTCGTGTTGCTGGCACTCTATTCCAGCCGTAAAACCAAGATGGGCTGGAGCTGATGTCAATGATTGAGGTGCGCCTGCAACTCACGTATCCGGGCTTTGCGCTGGATGTAGACCTGCAACTGCCAGGGCGTGGTGTGACTGCGCTGTACGGGCATTCCGGCTCCGGCAAGACCACATGCCTGCGTTGCATCGCCGGGCTGGAGCGGGCCAACACCGGGTTTATCCAGATCAACGGTGACGTCTGGCAAGACAGCCGCAACGGGCTGTTCGTGCCCCCGCATAAGCGCGCGCTGGGCTATGTGTTCCAGGAGGCGAGTTTGTTCCCGCATTTGTCGGTGCGCGCCAACCTGGCGTTCGGCCTAAAGCGGATACCCCGTGAGCAACGTCGGGTGGACATGGCCCAGGCCACACAATTGCTGGGCATCGGCCACCTGCTGGAGCGTAATCCCCAGCACCTTTCCGGCGGGGAACGCCAGCGCATCGGGATCGCCCGCGCCCTTCTCACCAGCCCCAAACTGCTGTTAATGGATGAGCCGCTGGCCGCCCTCGACAGCGCGCGCAAACACGAGATCCTGCCGTACCTGGAGCGCCTGCACGATGAACTGGACATTCCGGTGTTGTACGTCAGCCATGCCCAGGATGAAGTGGCCCGCTTGGCCGATCACATTGTGTTGCTCAGCGAAGGCAAAGCCCTGGCCAGTGGCCCCATCGGCGAAACCCTGGCACGCCTCGATCTGCCGCTGGCGCGGGGTGACGACGCGGGCGTGGTGATCAACGGCACGGTCAGCGCCTACAACGAGCACTATCAGTTGCTCACGCTGCAACTGCCTGCCAGCAGCCTGCAAATGCGCGTGGCCCATGTGCCGCTGGCGGTGGGCAAAGCGTTGCGGATCAAGGTGCAGGCACGGGACGTGAGCCTCAGCCTGCAAGGGTCGGAGCACAGCAGCATCCTCAACCGCCTGCCGGTGACGGTGGTCGAGGAAGTTGCAGCGGACAACAGCGCCCACGTGCTGGTGCGCCTTGAGGCTGATGGCACGCCATTGCTGGCACGTATCACCCGCTTCTCCCGCGACCAACTGCAACTGCACCCTGGCCAGACCGTGTGGGCGCAAATCAAGGCGGTTGCGGTACTGGCATAACCATTTGGCACGAGCGCACCTGGCTGTGGTCAATCAGACATAACGGCCTGATTTGCTGCCAAGGAAACCGCCCCATGCCCGACTCCGCGCTGCCCGCCGACCTGCCCCGCGACCTGCATTACGTTGACGACACCCAGCCTGGCATCCGCCGCAAACGCCTGCGCGGCCGGTTTCAGTATTTCAATGCCAAGGGTGAGCGCATCACGGACGGCGATGAAATCAAGCGTCTCAATGCGCTGGCCGTTCCACCCGCCTACACCGATGTGTGGATCTGCGCCGA
The genomic region above belongs to Pseudomonas sp. S35 and contains:
- the modC gene encoding molybdenum ABC transporter ATP-binding protein — translated: MIEVRLQLTYPGFALDVDLQLPGRGVTALYGHSGSGKTTCLRCIAGLERANTGFIQINGDVWQDSRNGLFVPPHKRALGYVFQEASLFPHLSVRANLAFGLKRIPREQRRVDMAQATQLLGIGHLLERNPQHLSGGERQRIGIARALLTSPKLLLMDEPLAALDSARKHEILPYLERLHDELDIPVLYVSHAQDEVARLADHIVLLSEGKALASGPIGETLARLDLPLARGDDAGVVINGTVSAYNEHYQLLTLQLPASSLQMRVAHVPLAVGKALRIKVQARDVSLSLQGSEHSSILNRLPVTVVEEVAADNSAHVLVRLEADGTPLLARITRFSRDQLQLHPGQTVWAQIKAVAVLA
- the modB gene encoding molybdate ABC transporter permease subunit yields the protein MPLSSADFSAIWLTIKLASLTTVILLVIGTPIALWLSRTRSWWRGPIGAIVALPLVLPPTVIGFYLLLTMGPNGYFGQFTQWLGLGTLTFSFAGLVIGSVIYSMPFVVQPLQNAFSAIGTRPLEVAATLRANPWDTFFTVILPLARPGFITASILGFAHTVGEFGVVLMIGGNIPDKTRVVSVQIYDHVEAMEYAQAHWLAGSMVVFAFFVLLALYSSRKTKMGWS